One segment of Salvelinus alpinus chromosome 1, SLU_Salpinus.1, whole genome shotgun sequence DNA contains the following:
- the LOC139575163 gene encoding uncharacterized protein isoform X2 has protein sequence MSKRRESAMSRSALTRELLGQYISDTLSHIHRVREFCDRHSKWALQRETELEMMRDIKERADRIDLKFDHVRNSETKAKAFGEFIWSGLTQVTADSRREELEKELGAVLKDTLGGLEKLDYFLHAVECLAVTCLLVFEENRFLCLPQGTSPASVQAVIIAARMACPLLIYFKRDAKAFFIPNLLNVEVLAFQLDRYIQISQQVCKRMEKGLQIRPQPESKLGSVSQMMFWKKRNDIPVVNLGDVSEESIQNMLQHLNQLSETRMDPYVRLTFLFQGAAQRFIGRFSQRRPRMEQFLTELEENAVQLDRMKLGAKISSVAGSSVGAAGGILSIVGLALTPVTAGVSLALTIAGVSLGVTSGVNSITTGITEMKVNSIHEKKASKVFQNFMEDVESLQECLEDVARNIEPILGQSRVDMVGARKVIATTWTIGKRIDSLVDLSSGFKSAEVLRNKDLITSTGKLALQEGKVAQNLSKLAEDIPDIGQVAKGTPLVLSKSARAGLITLNVLFIGLDVFFICKDSVSLAKGSKSERSQLIRARSALWRTELDSWQRIHDSLCRGLLTLEKSQISLEQPLYPLEEKLRGKKSMCMTQ, from the exons ATGTCAAAACGCAGGGAGAGCGCCATGTCACG ATCAGCATTAACAAGGGAGCTCTTGGGCCAGTACATCTCAGACACCCTCAGCCACATTCACAGAGTGAGGGAGTTCTGTGACAGGCATTCCAAATGGGCCCTTCAGAGGGAGACAGAACTGGAAATGATGAGGGACATCAAGGAGAGGGCAGACAGAATTGACCTTAAGTTCGACCATGTCCGTAACTCAGAGACCAAGGCCAAGGCATTTGGGGAGTTCATATGGAGCGGTCTGACCCAGGTGACTGCAGACAGTAGGCGTGAGGAGCTGGAGAAGGAGCTGGGGGCTGTACTAAAGGACACTCTGGGAGGCCTGGAGAAGCTGGATTACTTCCTGCATGCTGTGGAGTGTCTGGCGGTCACCTGTCTGTTGGTGTTTGAGGAGAACAGGTTCCTCTGTCTGCCTCAGGGGACGAGCCCTGCCAGTGTTCAGGCTGTCATCATTGCTGCCAGAATGGCCTGCCCTCTCCTCATCTATTTTAAGAGGGATGCTAAGGCCTTCTTTATTCCCAACCTCCTCAATGTAGAGGTGCTGGCCTTCCAGCTGGACAGATACATACAAATCAGCCAGCAGGTCTGTAAAAGGATGGAGAAGGG ATTACAGATCAGACCACAGCCTGAGAGTAAACTTGG CTCAGTCAGTCAAATGATGTTTTGGAAAAAGAGGAATGACATCCCTGTGGTCAACCTTGGTGATGTGAGTGAAGAGTCCATACAAAATATGCTCCAACATTTGAATCAGCTGAGTGAGACCAG GATGGACCCGTACGTCAGACTAACGTTCCTGTTCCAAGGGGCTGCTCAGCGCTTCATTGGCCGGTTCAGCCAGCGCCGACCCAGGATGGAGCAGTTTCTGACCGAGCTGGAAGAAAATGCTGTGCAGCTGGACAGGATGAAGCTGGGGGCTAAGATCTCCAGTGTGGcaggcagctcagtgggggcggCTGGAGGGATCCTATCCATCGTGGGCTTAGCTCTGACCCCTGTCACTGCTGGGGTGTCACTGGCTCTCACCATTGCAGGGGTCAGCCTGGGGGTCACCAGTGGGGTCAACAGTATAACTACTGGTATCACAGAGATGAAGGTCAATAGCATCCATGAGAAGAAAGCCAGTAAAGTCTTCCAGAATTTCATGGAGGATGTGGAGAGTCTCCAGGAGTGTCTGGAGGATGTGGCCAGGAATATAGAGCCCATCCTGGGGCAGAGCAGGGTGGACATGGTTGGAGCAAGGAAGGTGATTGCCACCACTTGGACCATAGGAAAACGCATTGACTCCCTAGTTGACCTTTCCTCAGGTTTTAAGTCAGCAGAAGTCCTTAGAAACAAAGATCTGATCACAAGCACTGGTAAGTTGGCGCTCCAGGAAGGCAAAGTAGCACAAAACCTGTCCAAGCTAGCCGAGGACATCCCAGACATTGGACAGGTGGCCAAAGGCACCCCACTAGTCCTCTCCAAGTCAGCGCGGGCTGGTCTCATCACCCTCAACGTCCTCTTCATTGGCCTGGATGTCTTCTTCATCTGTAAAGACAGCGTCAGCCTGGCCAAAGGCAGCAAGAGTGAGAGATCCCAGCTCATCCGTGCCAGATCAGCATTGTGGCGCACAGAGCTGGACTCCTGGCAGAGGATCCATGACTCGCTGTGTAGAGGTCTATTAACATTAGAGAAAAGTCAGATCAGCCTGGAGCAGCCATTGTACCCTCTGGAGGAGAAGCTGAGAGGGAAGAAATCGATGTGTATGACACAGTAG
- the LOC139575163 gene encoding uncharacterized protein isoform X1, translated as MSKRRESAMSRSALTRELLGQYISDTLSHIHRVREFCDRHSKWALQRETELEMMRDIKERADRIDLKFDHVRNSETKAKAFGEFIWSGLTQVTADSRREELEKELGAVLKDTLGGLEKLDYFLHAVECLAVTCLLVFEENRFLCLPQGTSPASVQAVIIAARMACPLLIYFKRDAKAFFIPNLLNVEVLAFQLDRYIQISQQVCKRMEKGLQIRPQPESKLGSSVSQMMFWKKRNDIPVVNLGDVSEESIQNMLQHLNQLSETRMDPYVRLTFLFQGAAQRFIGRFSQRRPRMEQFLTELEENAVQLDRMKLGAKISSVAGSSVGAAGGILSIVGLALTPVTAGVSLALTIAGVSLGVTSGVNSITTGITEMKVNSIHEKKASKVFQNFMEDVESLQECLEDVARNIEPILGQSRVDMVGARKVIATTWTIGKRIDSLVDLSSGFKSAEVLRNKDLITSTGKLALQEGKVAQNLSKLAEDIPDIGQVAKGTPLVLSKSARAGLITLNVLFIGLDVFFICKDSVSLAKGSKSERSQLIRARSALWRTELDSWQRIHDSLCRGLLTLEKSQISLEQPLYPLEEKLRGKKSMCMTQ; from the exons ATGTCAAAACGCAGGGAGAGCGCCATGTCACG ATCAGCATTAACAAGGGAGCTCTTGGGCCAGTACATCTCAGACACCCTCAGCCACATTCACAGAGTGAGGGAGTTCTGTGACAGGCATTCCAAATGGGCCCTTCAGAGGGAGACAGAACTGGAAATGATGAGGGACATCAAGGAGAGGGCAGACAGAATTGACCTTAAGTTCGACCATGTCCGTAACTCAGAGACCAAGGCCAAGGCATTTGGGGAGTTCATATGGAGCGGTCTGACCCAGGTGACTGCAGACAGTAGGCGTGAGGAGCTGGAGAAGGAGCTGGGGGCTGTACTAAAGGACACTCTGGGAGGCCTGGAGAAGCTGGATTACTTCCTGCATGCTGTGGAGTGTCTGGCGGTCACCTGTCTGTTGGTGTTTGAGGAGAACAGGTTCCTCTGTCTGCCTCAGGGGACGAGCCCTGCCAGTGTTCAGGCTGTCATCATTGCTGCCAGAATGGCCTGCCCTCTCCTCATCTATTTTAAGAGGGATGCTAAGGCCTTCTTTATTCCCAACCTCCTCAATGTAGAGGTGCTGGCCTTCCAGCTGGACAGATACATACAAATCAGCCAGCAGGTCTGTAAAAGGATGGAGAAGGG ATTACAGATCAGACCACAGCCTGAGAGTAAACTTGG TAGCTCAGTCAGTCAAATGATGTTTTGGAAAAAGAGGAATGACATCCCTGTGGTCAACCTTGGTGATGTGAGTGAAGAGTCCATACAAAATATGCTCCAACATTTGAATCAGCTGAGTGAGACCAG GATGGACCCGTACGTCAGACTAACGTTCCTGTTCCAAGGGGCTGCTCAGCGCTTCATTGGCCGGTTCAGCCAGCGCCGACCCAGGATGGAGCAGTTTCTGACCGAGCTGGAAGAAAATGCTGTGCAGCTGGACAGGATGAAGCTGGGGGCTAAGATCTCCAGTGTGGcaggcagctcagtgggggcggCTGGAGGGATCCTATCCATCGTGGGCTTAGCTCTGACCCCTGTCACTGCTGGGGTGTCACTGGCTCTCACCATTGCAGGGGTCAGCCTGGGGGTCACCAGTGGGGTCAACAGTATAACTACTGGTATCACAGAGATGAAGGTCAATAGCATCCATGAGAAGAAAGCCAGTAAAGTCTTCCAGAATTTCATGGAGGATGTGGAGAGTCTCCAGGAGTGTCTGGAGGATGTGGCCAGGAATATAGAGCCCATCCTGGGGCAGAGCAGGGTGGACATGGTTGGAGCAAGGAAGGTGATTGCCACCACTTGGACCATAGGAAAACGCATTGACTCCCTAGTTGACCTTTCCTCAGGTTTTAAGTCAGCAGAAGTCCTTAGAAACAAAGATCTGATCACAAGCACTGGTAAGTTGGCGCTCCAGGAAGGCAAAGTAGCACAAAACCTGTCCAAGCTAGCCGAGGACATCCCAGACATTGGACAGGTGGCCAAAGGCACCCCACTAGTCCTCTCCAAGTCAGCGCGGGCTGGTCTCATCACCCTCAACGTCCTCTTCATTGGCCTGGATGTCTTCTTCATCTGTAAAGACAGCGTCAGCCTGGCCAAAGGCAGCAAGAGTGAGAGATCCCAGCTCATCCGTGCCAGATCAGCATTGTGGCGCACAGAGCTGGACTCCTGGCAGAGGATCCATGACTCGCTGTGTAGAGGTCTATTAACATTAGAGAAAAGTCAGATCAGCCTGGAGCAGCCATTGTACCCTCTGGAGGAGAAGCTGAGAGGGAAGAAATCGATGTGTATGACACAGTAG
- the LOC139575181 gene encoding uncharacterized protein isoform X1, with protein MSKHRESIMSRSALTRELLGQYISDTLSHIHRVREFCDRHSKWALQRETELEMMRDIKERAERIDLKFDHVRNSATKAKAFGEFVWSGLTQVTADSRREELEKELGAVLKDTLGGLEKLDYFLDAVECLAVTCLLVFEENRFLCLPQGTSPASVQAVIIAARMACPLLIYFKRDAKAFFIPNLLNVEVLACQLDRYIQISQQVCKRMEKGLQIIPQSENKLGSYISQMLFWKKKNDIPVVNLGADVSEESIQKMLDHLNQLSDIRMDQNLRLTFLFQGAAQRFIGQFSQRRPRMEQFLTELEESAVQLDRMKLGAKISSVAGSSVGVAGGILSIVGIALSPVTGGVSLALTIAGASLGVTSGVNSITTGITEMKVNSIHEKKASEIFQSFMEDVESLQECLEDVARNMKPILEQSRVDVVLGAGKVIATAGAIGKGIDFIMDCASALSVKAFANEDLIASAGKLVFQESKAARNLPKLAGDIPDIGQVAKGTPLALSSSARAGFITFNALFIGLDVFFICKDSVSLAKGSKSERSKLIRARSALWRTELDSWQRIHDSLCRGIWKSRKCQRILEQPFYPLEQNLKEKKSMCMTQ; from the exons ATGTCCAAACACAGGGAGAGCATCATGTCACG ATCAGCATTAACAAGGGAGCTCTTGGGCCAGTACATCTCAGACACCCTCAGCCACATTCACAGAGTGAGGGAGTTCTGTGACAGGCATTCCAAATGGGCCCTTCAGAGGGAGACAGAACTGGAAATGATGAGGGACATcaaggagagggcagagagaattGACCTTAAGTTCGACCATGTCCGTAACTCAGCGACCAAGGCCAAGGCGTTTGGGGAGTTCGTATGGAGCGGTCTGACCCAGGTGACTGCAGACAGTAGGCGTGAGGAGCtggagaaggagctgggagcTGTACTAAAGGACACTCTGGGAGGCCTGGAGAAGCTGGATTACTTCCTGGATGCTGTGGAGTGTCTGGCGGTCACCTGTCTGTTGGTGTTTGAGGAGAACAGGTTCCTCTGTCTGCCTCAGGGGACGAGCCCTGCCAGTGTTCAGGCTGTCATCATTGCTGCCAGAATGGCCTGCCCTCTCCTCATCTATTTTAAGAGGGATGCTAAGGCCTTCTTTATTCCCAACCTCCTCAATGTAGAGGTGCTGGCCTGCCAACTGGATAGATACATACAAATCAGCCAGCAGGTCTGTAAAAGGATGGAGAAGGG ATTACAGATCATACCACAGTCTGAGAATAAACTTGG TAGCTACATCAGTCAAATGCTGTTTTGGAAAAAGAAGAATGACATCCCTGTGGTCAACCTTGGTGCTGATGTGAGTGAAGAGTCCATACAAAAGATGCTGGACCATTTGAATCAGCTGAGTGATATCAG GATGGACCAGAACCTCAGACTGACGTTCTTGTTCCAAGGGGCTGCTCAGCGCTTCATTGGTCAGTTCAGCCAGCGCCGGCCCAGGATGGAGCAGTTTCTGACCGAGTTGGAGGAGAGTGCTGTGCAGCTGGACAGGATGAAGCTGGGGGCTAAGATCTCCAGTGTGGCAGGCAGCTCAGTGGGGGTGGCTGGAGGGATCCTATCCATCGTGGGCATAGCTCTGTCCCCTGTCACTGGTGGAGTGTCACTGGCCCTCACAATTGCAGGGGCCAGCCTGGGGGTCACCAGTGGGGTCAACAGTATAACCACTGGTATCACAGAGATGAAGGTCAATAGCATCCATGAGAAGAAAGCCAGTGAAATATTCCAAAGTTTCATGGAGGATGTGGAGAGTCTCCAGGAGTGTCTTGAGGATGTGGCCAGGAATATGAAGCCCATCCTGGAGCAGAGCAGGGTGGATGTTGTGCTGGGAGCAGGGAAGGTGATTGCCACAGCCGGGGCCATCGGAAAAGGCATCGACTTCATAATGGACTGTGCCTCAGCTCTGAGTGTGAAGGCCTTTGCTAATGAAGATCTGATCGCAAGCGCTGGTAAGCTGGTGTTCCAGGAAAGCAAAGCAGCACGAAACCTACCCAAGCTAGCAGGGGACATCCCGGACATTGGACAGGTGGCGAAAGGCACCCCACTAGCCCTCTCCAGCTCGGCGCGGGCTGGTTTCATCACCTTCAACGCCCTCTTCATTGGCCTGGATGTCTTCTTCATCTGTAAAGACAGCGTCAGCCTGGCCAAAGGCAGCAAGAGTGAGAGATCCAAGCTCATCCGTGCCAGATCAGCATTGTGGCGCACAGAGCTGGACTCCTGGCAAAGGATCCATGACTCGCTGTGTAGAGGAATTTGGAAGTCCAGGAAGTGCCAGAGAATCCTGGAGCAGCCATTTTACCCTCTGGAGCAGAATCTGAAAGAGAAAAAATCTATGTGTATGACACAGTAG
- the LOC139575181 gene encoding uncharacterized protein isoform X2, which yields MSKHRESIMSRSALTRELLGQYISDTLSHIHRVREFCDRHSKWALQRETELEMMRDIKERAERIDLKFDHVRNSATKAKAFGEFVWSGLTQVTADSRREELEKELGAVLKDTLGGLEKLDYFLDAVECLAVTCLLVFEENRFLCLPQGTSPASVQAVIIAARMACPLLIYFKRDAKAFFIPNLLNVEVLACQLDRYIQISQQVCKRMEKGLQIIPQSENKLGYISQMLFWKKKNDIPVVNLGADVSEESIQKMLDHLNQLSDIRMDQNLRLTFLFQGAAQRFIGQFSQRRPRMEQFLTELEESAVQLDRMKLGAKISSVAGSSVGVAGGILSIVGIALSPVTGGVSLALTIAGASLGVTSGVNSITTGITEMKVNSIHEKKASEIFQSFMEDVESLQECLEDVARNMKPILEQSRVDVVLGAGKVIATAGAIGKGIDFIMDCASALSVKAFANEDLIASAGKLVFQESKAARNLPKLAGDIPDIGQVAKGTPLALSSSARAGFITFNALFIGLDVFFICKDSVSLAKGSKSERSKLIRARSALWRTELDSWQRIHDSLCRGIWKSRKCQRILEQPFYPLEQNLKEKKSMCMTQ from the exons ATGTCCAAACACAGGGAGAGCATCATGTCACG ATCAGCATTAACAAGGGAGCTCTTGGGCCAGTACATCTCAGACACCCTCAGCCACATTCACAGAGTGAGGGAGTTCTGTGACAGGCATTCCAAATGGGCCCTTCAGAGGGAGACAGAACTGGAAATGATGAGGGACATcaaggagagggcagagagaattGACCTTAAGTTCGACCATGTCCGTAACTCAGCGACCAAGGCCAAGGCGTTTGGGGAGTTCGTATGGAGCGGTCTGACCCAGGTGACTGCAGACAGTAGGCGTGAGGAGCtggagaaggagctgggagcTGTACTAAAGGACACTCTGGGAGGCCTGGAGAAGCTGGATTACTTCCTGGATGCTGTGGAGTGTCTGGCGGTCACCTGTCTGTTGGTGTTTGAGGAGAACAGGTTCCTCTGTCTGCCTCAGGGGACGAGCCCTGCCAGTGTTCAGGCTGTCATCATTGCTGCCAGAATGGCCTGCCCTCTCCTCATCTATTTTAAGAGGGATGCTAAGGCCTTCTTTATTCCCAACCTCCTCAATGTAGAGGTGCTGGCCTGCCAACTGGATAGATACATACAAATCAGCCAGCAGGTCTGTAAAAGGATGGAGAAGGG ATTACAGATCATACCACAGTCTGAGAATAAACTTGG CTACATCAGTCAAATGCTGTTTTGGAAAAAGAAGAATGACATCCCTGTGGTCAACCTTGGTGCTGATGTGAGTGAAGAGTCCATACAAAAGATGCTGGACCATTTGAATCAGCTGAGTGATATCAG GATGGACCAGAACCTCAGACTGACGTTCTTGTTCCAAGGGGCTGCTCAGCGCTTCATTGGTCAGTTCAGCCAGCGCCGGCCCAGGATGGAGCAGTTTCTGACCGAGTTGGAGGAGAGTGCTGTGCAGCTGGACAGGATGAAGCTGGGGGCTAAGATCTCCAGTGTGGCAGGCAGCTCAGTGGGGGTGGCTGGAGGGATCCTATCCATCGTGGGCATAGCTCTGTCCCCTGTCACTGGTGGAGTGTCACTGGCCCTCACAATTGCAGGGGCCAGCCTGGGGGTCACCAGTGGGGTCAACAGTATAACCACTGGTATCACAGAGATGAAGGTCAATAGCATCCATGAGAAGAAAGCCAGTGAAATATTCCAAAGTTTCATGGAGGATGTGGAGAGTCTCCAGGAGTGTCTTGAGGATGTGGCCAGGAATATGAAGCCCATCCTGGAGCAGAGCAGGGTGGATGTTGTGCTGGGAGCAGGGAAGGTGATTGCCACAGCCGGGGCCATCGGAAAAGGCATCGACTTCATAATGGACTGTGCCTCAGCTCTGAGTGTGAAGGCCTTTGCTAATGAAGATCTGATCGCAAGCGCTGGTAAGCTGGTGTTCCAGGAAAGCAAAGCAGCACGAAACCTACCCAAGCTAGCAGGGGACATCCCGGACATTGGACAGGTGGCGAAAGGCACCCCACTAGCCCTCTCCAGCTCGGCGCGGGCTGGTTTCATCACCTTCAACGCCCTCTTCATTGGCCTGGATGTCTTCTTCATCTGTAAAGACAGCGTCAGCCTGGCCAAAGGCAGCAAGAGTGAGAGATCCAAGCTCATCCGTGCCAGATCAGCATTGTGGCGCACAGAGCTGGACTCCTGGCAAAGGATCCATGACTCGCTGTGTAGAGGAATTTGGAAGTCCAGGAAGTGCCAGAGAATCCTGGAGCAGCCATTTTACCCTCTGGAGCAGAATCTGAAAGAGAAAAAATCTATGTGTATGACACAGTAG